One Micromonospora craniellae genomic region harbors:
- a CDS encoding Na+/H+ antiporter subunit A: MLVLVAVHALTAVIAPALVRTWGRHALYLVALVPGATLVWALAHTSGVRSGEPVVETVSWVPQLGLELALRMGTLSWLMVVLVGGVGAFVLAYSARYFRSDDPSLGRFAAVFVAFAGAMLGLVVSDDLLLLYVFWELTTVFSYLLIGYDPAKRASRRAAMQALLVTTLGGLAMLAGFVMLGQHAGTYRWSEIAENLPGGGYLAVAMVLVLLGALSKSAIFPFSFWLPGAMAAPTPVSAYLHAAAMVKAGVFLVALMGPAVAEAGPWRPVLLVAGLLTMFFGGWAALRQVDLKLLLAYGTVSQLGLLMVVLGGGTRDTALAGVAMVLAHALFKATLFLTVGVVDHVTGTRDLRELSGLRRRAPALAVVAGLAAASMAGLPPMAGFVAKEAAVESLLHGGTANLVVLAGVILGSVLTVAYTLRFMWGAFADKPDTPTTESTPVSWSLLAPAAVLAVAGVTAGLFAPAVDRVLAPYADLYRTAEPGYHLALWHGLTPALGLSVLAIAAGAGLFHLMRRERVRATLRLPFDGATFYKKAIGGIDRLAVELTGATQRGSLPFYLGVILVVLVVLPGGALIAGGPWPQRFHLWDTPLQGVAAAVVVIAAVMAARALRRLTAMILVGVAGYGIALLFVLHGAPDLALTQFLVETVTIVMFVLVLRRLPVKFSERPIRSSRRGRVAIGIAVGAVTAGMVYVATGARQAIPISVDFPDEAVSYGGGKNVVNVALVDIRAWDTMGEIAVLVVAATGVASLIFRHARDLDRRGQIPGGSPTESARPRWLTTGATARSQSVILQVVTRLLFHAMLLFSIYLLFSGHNAPGGGFAAGLVAGLALAVRYLAGGRTELNGAAPVDAGAVLGAGLFVAVGTGVAAMLFGGEFLQSALLDFHLPVLGHIHFVTSAFFDVGVFLIVVGLVLDILRSLGAEMDRQHETEDAEIREKELV, from the coding sequence GTGCTGGTACTGGTGGCGGTCCATGCGCTGACAGCCGTGATCGCCCCGGCGCTGGTGCGGACCTGGGGACGGCACGCCCTCTACCTGGTGGCACTGGTGCCTGGCGCGACGCTGGTGTGGGCGCTGGCTCACACGAGCGGGGTCCGCTCCGGTGAACCGGTGGTGGAAACCGTCTCCTGGGTGCCGCAGTTGGGGCTGGAACTCGCGCTACGGATGGGCACGCTGTCCTGGCTGATGGTGGTACTGGTCGGTGGGGTCGGCGCGTTCGTCCTCGCGTACAGCGCCCGCTACTTCCGCTCCGACGACCCCAGCCTGGGACGCTTCGCCGCCGTGTTCGTCGCCTTCGCCGGCGCGATGCTCGGCCTGGTCGTCTCGGACGACCTGCTGCTGCTCTACGTGTTCTGGGAGCTGACCACGGTCTTCTCCTACCTGCTGATCGGCTACGACCCGGCGAAGCGGGCCAGCCGACGGGCGGCCATGCAGGCCCTGCTGGTGACGACGCTGGGCGGTCTGGCGATGCTCGCCGGTTTCGTCATGCTCGGCCAGCACGCCGGCACCTACCGGTGGTCCGAGATCGCCGAGAACCTGCCAGGCGGCGGCTACCTCGCGGTGGCGATGGTGCTGGTCCTGCTGGGCGCGCTGAGCAAGTCGGCGATCTTCCCGTTCAGCTTCTGGTTGCCCGGCGCGATGGCGGCTCCCACACCGGTCAGCGCCTACCTGCACGCCGCGGCGATGGTCAAGGCCGGCGTGTTCCTGGTCGCCCTGATGGGCCCGGCGGTCGCCGAGGCCGGACCGTGGCGCCCGGTGCTCCTGGTGGCCGGTCTGCTCACCATGTTCTTCGGCGGCTGGGCCGCGTTGCGCCAGGTCGACCTCAAGCTGCTGCTGGCCTACGGCACGGTCAGCCAGCTCGGCCTGTTGATGGTGGTCCTCGGTGGCGGCACCCGGGACACCGCGCTGGCCGGGGTGGCGATGGTGCTGGCGCACGCCCTGTTCAAAGCGACCCTGTTCCTCACCGTCGGGGTGGTCGACCACGTCACCGGCACCCGTGACCTGCGCGAACTCAGCGGGCTCCGGCGTCGGGCACCCGCCCTGGCCGTGGTGGCCGGTCTCGCGGCCGCGTCGATGGCCGGCCTGCCGCCGATGGCCGGGTTCGTGGCCAAGGAGGCGGCGGTCGAGTCGCTGCTGCACGGCGGCACCGCGAACCTGGTCGTCCTCGCCGGGGTGATCCTCGGCTCGGTGCTGACCGTGGCGTACACCCTGCGGTTCATGTGGGGCGCCTTCGCCGACAAGCCGGACACCCCGACCACCGAGTCCACGCCGGTGTCCTGGTCGCTGCTCGCCCCGGCCGCGGTGCTGGCGGTCGCGGGTGTCACCGCGGGTCTGTTCGCCCCGGCCGTGGACCGTGTGCTCGCCCCGTACGCCGACCTCTACCGCACCGCCGAACCGGGCTACCACCTGGCGCTCTGGCACGGCCTGACACCGGCGCTGGGCCTGTCGGTGCTGGCGATCGCCGCCGGTGCCGGCCTGTTCCACCTGATGCGGCGCGAACGGGTCCGGGCGACGCTGCGACTGCCGTTCGACGGCGCCACCTTCTACAAGAAGGCCATCGGCGGCATCGACCGCCTGGCCGTCGAACTGACCGGTGCCACCCAGCGTGGTTCGCTGCCGTTCTACCTCGGCGTCATCCTGGTGGTGCTGGTCGTGCTGCCCGGTGGAGCGCTGATCGCGGGCGGCCCCTGGCCGCAGCGTTTCCACCTGTGGGACACGCCGTTGCAGGGGGTCGCCGCCGCGGTCGTCGTGATCGCCGCCGTGATGGCCGCCCGCGCGCTGCGCCGGCTCACCGCGATGATCCTTGTCGGCGTCGCCGGCTACGGCATCGCGCTGCTGTTCGTCCTGCACGGTGCCCCGGACCTGGCGTTGACCCAGTTCCTGGTGGAGACCGTCACGATCGTGATGTTCGTGCTGGTGCTGCGTCGTCTGCCGGTGAAGTTCTCGGAACGGCCGATCCGGTCCAGCCGTCGGGGACGCGTCGCCATCGGCATCGCGGTCGGAGCGGTCACCGCCGGCATGGTGTACGTCGCGACCGGCGCCCGCCAGGCCATCCCCATCTCGGTGGACTTCCCCGACGAGGCGGTCTCCTACGGCGGCGGCAAGAACGTGGTCAACGTGGCCCTGGTCGACATCCGGGCCTGGGACACCATGGGCGAGATCGCGGTGCTGGTGGTGGCCGCCACCGGTGTGGCCAGCCTGATCTTCCGCCACGCCCGTGACCTCGACCGGCGTGGCCAGATCCCCGGCGGGAGCCCGACCGAGTCGGCCCGGCCCCGCTGGCTGACCACCGGCGCCACCGCGCGTTCCCAGTCGGTCATCCTCCAGGTGGTCACCCGACTGCTGTTCCACGCCATGCTGTTGTTCTCCATCTACCTGCTGTTCAGTGGCCACAACGCCCCGGGCGGTGGTTTCGCCGCCGGTCTGGTCGCCGGCCTCGCCCTGGCCGTGCGCTACCTGGCCGGTGGGCGTACCGAGCTCAACGGCGCGGCACCGGTCGACGCCGGCGCGGTCCTCGGTGCCGGACTCTTCGTCGCGGTCGGCACGGGCGTGGCCGCGATGCTGTTCGGTGGGGAGTTCCTCCAGAGCGCCCTGCTCGACTTCCACCTGCCGGTGCTGGGGCACATCCACTTCGTCACCTCGGCCTTCTTCGACGTCGGCGTCTTCCTGATCGTCGTCGGGCTGGTGCTGGACATCCTGCGCAGCCTGGGCGCCGAGATGGACCGCCAACACGAGACCGAGGACGCCGAGATCCGCGAGAAGGAGCTGGTGTGA
- a CDS encoding Na(+)/H(+) antiporter subunit C — MTPNLTYVIVVGVLVAAGVTLLLERSLTRVLMGVILLGNGANMLLLTGGRSGTAPIVGVGPQEEMSDPLPQAMILTAIVITLGMTAFLLALAYRSWHLNGHDEVQDDVEDRRIMDLAERDEGPGDADAGTGDDDDDDDAKTETERSRTAAVDTGRAG, encoded by the coding sequence GTGACACCCAACCTCACCTACGTCATCGTGGTGGGCGTCCTCGTCGCCGCAGGCGTGACGTTGCTGCTGGAGCGCAGCCTGACCCGGGTCCTGATGGGCGTCATCCTGCTCGGCAACGGTGCCAACATGCTGCTGCTCACCGGCGGCCGCTCCGGCACCGCGCCGATCGTCGGCGTCGGGCCGCAGGAGGAGATGAGTGATCCGCTGCCTCAGGCGATGATCCTCACCGCCATCGTGATCACCCTGGGCATGACCGCCTTCCTGCTCGCCCTGGCCTACCGGAGCTGGCACCTCAACGGGCACGACGAGGTGCAGGACGACGTCGAGGACCGCCGGATCATGGATCTCGCGGAACGCGACGAGGGTCCGGGTGACGCGGACGCGGGCACCGGCGACGACGATGACGATGACGACGCGAAGACCGAGACAGAGCGGTCTCGAACCGCCGCGGTCGACACGGGGAGGGCCGGATGA
- a CDS encoding MmyB family transcriptional regulator encodes MSNSTAIDVSSSPQLAPVRAAVRRILDGHHPYPAVLVDRHWQLLEANPTVALFTADAHPDLLVPPVNVLRLSLHPDGMAPRIANLAQWRTHLLKRLRHQAQATSDPVLSALHDELCGYPGGDGPAEPVGDLASRVAVPLRFRHGDGELSK; translated from the coding sequence GTGTCGAACTCGACAGCCATCGACGTCTCCTCGTCGCCACAACTGGCCCCGGTCCGCGCCGCCGTGCGGCGGATCCTCGACGGGCACCACCCGTACCCGGCCGTGCTCGTCGACCGGCACTGGCAGCTCCTCGAGGCCAACCCCACGGTCGCCCTGTTCACCGCCGACGCCCACCCCGACCTGCTCGTCCCACCGGTCAACGTGCTGCGGCTCAGCCTGCATCCGGACGGCATGGCACCGCGCATCGCCAACCTGGCGCAGTGGCGCACTCACCTGCTCAAACGGCTGCGTCACCAGGCCCAGGCGACCAGCGATCCGGTGCTGTCCGCGCTGCATGACGAGCTTTGCGGCTACCCCGGCGGCGACGGTCCCGCCGAGCCGGTCGGTGACCTCGCCTCGCGGGTCGCCGTCCCGCTGCGGTTCCGGCACGGCGACGGCGAGCTGTCGAAGTAG